A single genomic interval of Helianthus annuus cultivar XRQ/B chromosome 6, HanXRQr2.0-SUNRISE, whole genome shotgun sequence harbors:
- the LOC110884910 gene encoding ethylene-responsive transcription factor CRF1: MENPPVCSSSSSVKFTQHKTHITMLNKTSSLKVVRISVTDPYATDSSGDEDEVFCNRRRVKRFVNEVTINNDVVGNRSVNKPAVERRKKGDVGAKKRLKVNSGKKFRGVRQRPWGKWAAEIRDPTRRVRLWLGTYDTAEEAAMVYDHAAIQLRGPHALTNFTVPVTVSPPVNNNSNDDDNNDNKTSSFDSGYNSGEKSPKSVLRFNSPSTEECVAQSTQCSPLNDVVNDFQPFDDHFSTSDLFNFADFVPDIYDPTSFPGTVFEGPDPSETYIGSANDFGFGFGFGSMVDDYLQDFGDIFGSDPLVAL; the protein is encoded by the coding sequence ATGGAAAACCCACCcgtttgttcttcttcttcttcagttaAGTTTAcccaacacaaaacccacattaCAATGCTCAACAAAACGTCGTCGTTAAAGGTTGTCAGAATATCGGTTACCGACCCGTATGCAACTGATTCTTCCGGTGATGAAGATGAAGTGTTTTGTAACAGAAGAAGAGTGAAAAGGTTTGTTAACGAGGTTACGATTAACAACGATGTTGTCGGAAATAGGAGTGTGAACAAACCGGCTGTTGAACGGAGGAAGAAAGGTGACGTGGGGGCGAAGAAACGGTTGAAAGTTAACTCCGGTAAGAAGTTTCGGGGCGTACGGCAACGCCCGTGGGGGAAATGGGCGGCGGAGATAAGAGACCCGACCCGGCGCGTGAGGTTATGGCTTGGGACTTACGATACTGCTGAAGAAGCAGCTATGGTGTATGATCACGCGGCTATTCAGTTGCGTGGTCCCCACGCGCTTACAAATTTTACTGTTCCAGTTACCGTTTCACCGCCGGTGAACAACAACAGCAACGACGACGACAACAATGACAACAAAACGTCGTCGTTTGACTCTGGTTACAACTCAGGTGAAAAATCGCCGAAATCTGTTCTCCGGTTTAACTCACCTTCGACAGAAGAGTGCGTTGCTCAGTCTACTCAGTGCAGTCCGTTAAACGACGTCGTTAATGATTTTCAGCCGTTTGATGATCATTTCTCAACGTCAGATTTATTTAATTTCGCTGATTTTGTTCCGGATATTTACGACCCGACTAGCTTTCCGGGTACCGTATTTGAAGGACCCGACCCGTCGGAAACGTACATCGGGTCCGCTAATGACTTCGGGTTCGGGTTTGGGTTTGGATCCATGGTTGACGATTATCTTCAAGACTTCGGAGACATATTCGGGTCGGATCCTCTCGTTGCTTTGTAA